A window of the Maylandia zebra isolate NMK-2024a unplaced genomic scaffold, Mzebra_GT3a scaffold01, whole genome shotgun sequence genome harbors these coding sequences:
- the LOC112431257 gene encoding E3 ubiquitin-protein ligase TRIM21-like — translation MSAASNLRSEDQFLCSICLDVFTDPVSTPCGHNFCKTCISQHWDTNGRKKCPMCNRVFKRRPELDINTLFSEMVAQFRREAQQKASSSSSEQQAAKPGEVPCDVCTGTRLKALKSCLVCQTSYCQTHLEPHLTLKRLKRHQLVDAVENLEGRMCTKHDNLLQLFCKTDQTCVCMLCSVLDHKNHEFVPLREEYEGKKAELEKTEAEIQQMIQKRRLKIQEITESVKMSKDAADRQKAEGVQVLTALMESVERRLKELMKEIEDKQEATEKQAEGLIKDLEQEISELMERSSEVEQLSRSEDHLHLLQSFSSLKAAPPSKDWTEVRVHPPSYEGTVGRAVAQLEETVWKPMKKKMFEAELQRVQQHEVDVTLDPDTAHPELILSDDGKQVYHSDVWKKLPDNPERFSPCPCVLGEQSFSSGRFYFEVQVKGKTEWDLGVATESINRKGQITLSPQDGFWTVVLRNGNEYSARAGPSVPLCLHPGPEKVGVFVDYEEGLVSFYDVGAAALIYSFTGCSFTHRLHPYFSPCNNDGGKNSPPLIICPVNNINHQVFAHGAGSAFNVEIITNTAPEVYNTV, via the exons ATGTCTGCTGCCAGCAATCTGCGATCTGAAGATCAGTTTCTGTGCTCCATCTGTCTGGATGTGTTCACTGATCCAGTCTCTACACCATGTGGACACAACTTCTGCAAAACCTGCATCAGTCAGCACTGGGACACTAATGGCAGAAAGAAGTGTCCTATGTGTAACAGAGTGTTCAAAAGACGACCTGAACTAGACATCAACACTTTGTTCTCTGAGATGGTTGCTCAGTTCAGACGTGAAGCTCAGCAgaaagccagcagcagcagctcagagcaACAAGCTGCCAAACCAGGAGAAGTTCCCTGTGACGTCTGCACTGGAACCAGACTGAAGGCCCTGAAGTCCTGCCTGGTGTGTCAGACCTCCTACTGTCAGACTCACCTGGAGCCTCATCTGACACTGAAACGTCTGAAAAGACATCAGCTGGTTGATGCTGTGGAGAACCTGGAAGGCAGGATGTGCACGAAGCACGATAACCTTCTGCAGCTGTTCTGTAAGACCGACCAGACATGTGTCTGCATGCTCTGCTCTGTTTTAGACCACAAGAACCACGAGTTTGTTCCTCTGAGAGAAGAATATGAAGGAAAGAAGGCAGAGCTGGAGAAGACAGAGGCTGAGATTCAGCAGATGATCCAGAAGAGACGACTGAAGATTCAGGAGATCACAGAGTCGGTGAAGATGAGTAAAgatgctgcagacagacagaaagcagaagGTGTTCAGGTCCTCACGGCTCTGATGGAGTCTGTTGAGAGACGCCTGAAGGAGCTCATGAAGGAGATCGAAGACAAACAGGAAGCTACAGAGAAACAGGCTGAAGGTCTCATCAAAGATCTGGAACAGGAAATCTCTGAGCTGATGGAGAGAAGCTCTgaggtggagcagctctcaCGCTCTgaagaccacctccacctcctccaaagCTTCTCCTCCCTGAAAGCTGCTCCACCCAGCAAGGACTGgacagaggtcagagttcatCCACCATCATATGAGGGGACTGTGGGGAGAGCTGTGGCTCAGCTGGAGGAGACAGTCTGGAAACCCATGAAGAAGAAGATGTTTGAGGCTGAGCTGCAGAGGGTGCAGCAGCATGAGGTGGATGTGACTCTGGATCCTGATACAGCTCATCCTGAACTCATCCTGTCTGATGATGGAAAACAAGTTTATCATAGTGATGTGTGGAAGAAACTTCCAGACAACCCAGAGAGATTTTCTCCATGTCCTTGTGTTTTAGGAGAGCAGAGTTTCTCTTCAGGCAGATTTTACTTTGAGGTTCAGGTTAAAGGAAAGACTGAGTGGGATTTAGGAGTGGCCACAGAGTCGATCAACAGGAAGGGACAAATCACACTGAGTCCTCAGGATGGTTTCTGGACTGTAGTGCTGAGAAATGGAAATGAGTACAGTGCGCGTGCTGGTCCTTCAGTCCCCCTCTGTCTCCATCCTGGTCCTGAGAAGGTGGGGGTGTTTGTGGATTATGAGGAGGGTCTGGTCTCCTTTTATGATGtaggtgctgcagctctgatctaCTCCTTTACTGGCTGCTCCTTCACTCACAGACTCCACCCATACTTCAGTCCCTGTAACAATGATGGAGGTAAAAACTCTCCACCTCTGATCATCTGTCCTGTCAATAACATTAATCACCAG GTGTTTGCACATGGAGCAGGTTCTGCCTTCAATGTGGAGATCATTACAAACACTGCCCCCGAGGTATACAACACTGTATAA